DNA from Geobacter sulfurreducens PCA:
GGCGAAACGGTCGGCAAAATGGGGAGCCACCAGGGGGAGGATGCGGTGTTCCGGCTCGATTGCGGCATACCAGATATCGCCGTCCAGATGCTGGAAACGGACAAGCCCTTTGTAACGGTGCGCCTCGCGCCCCACGGCCCGAGCAAGTTTCCACACGGGCACGACCCGCTCGTGGGCGAGCATCCCGTCGAGTTGTTGTCCCACCACAACCCCCAGTTGCAGAAAATGGAAAAGGAGCAGCTCTTTGCCCGGTTCCGCGGCACGGAAGGCAAGGCGGAACGTGTGCAGAGCACCTGGGGTAAGGGTTCGGCGCAAAAGTCCGTAGAACGCCGCGGCACGCTGCCGGTCGGTTGCCACCTCCTCAACCGCGGCGAAGAGCGCCTGCTGCTCCGGTTGTTGGTCGATAATCGCCTCGGGCTCTACTCCCCGTTCCCGGGCCAAGGCAACAGCCGTGAGGAAGCCCGCAAAGGTGCCGTCGTAACGAAGGATCACAACTCACCCGTGATGGTGGACCGAATGTCCATGCCGGCCCCACCGTCGAACAGGGACGGCTGGCTCCAGCGCTCGCGCCGAAGTGGTTTTTCGGTGAGACGCAGCCGGAGGCCTGCCGCATCGGGAGTCAGATCGGCGGCGAACCTCCCTCGGGCGGTAATGAAGTAGCGGGCGCGCTTCATCACCACCCCGAGCCTGGGCAGGTCATCCAGGGACAGATGGCTGCCCCGCCGCGCCAAGACGATCCGCTGGGCCGAGCGGACCCCGATTCCCGGCACCCGAAGGAGCGCCTCGTAGTCGGCCCGATTCACCTCGACGGGGAACAGGTGAAGATTTCGGAGCGCCCACCCAGCCTTGGGGTCCAGCGAGAGATCCAGGTTGGGGCGCTCTTCGTCCAGGAGCTCGCCGGCGGCGAAGCCATAGTAGCGCATGAGCCAGTCGGCCTGGTAGAGGCGGTGTTCCCGCGCGAGCGGTGGGGTGCCCACCACGGCGGGAAGGCGCTCGTCCCGGTTCACGGAGATGAAGGCAGAGTAGTAGACCCGCTTCAGGGAAAGCCTTCCGTAAAGCCCCGCCGCCAGCGAAATGATCTGCAGGTCAGTCTCCCCCGATGCGCCGACGATGAGCTGGGTGCTCTGCCCGGCCGGGGCAAAGGGGGGCATCTTCCGGGAAACCTTGCGCTCCTCCCGGGTCTGGACGATCAGCTCCCCCACTCGCTTCATGGGCCCCACGATCGACTCCCTGCTTTTGTCGGGCGCCAGGAGTGCAAGGCTCTCGCGCGACGGGAGTTCCATGTTGATACTGACCCGGTCGGCATGGCGACCGAGTCGCTCCACCAGGGCGAGGTCCGCGCCGGGCACCACCTTTACGTGGATGTAGCCGTTGAAGCGGTACTCCTCGCGCAGCTGCCGGGTCGCTTCGATGAGAAGCTCCATGGTGTAGTCGGGATTCCTGATGACCCCGGTGGAGAGGAAGAGCCCTTCGATGGCATTGCGGCGGTAAAAGCCGATGGTGAGCTCCGCCACCTCGGCGGGAGTGAGCATCACCCGCCGGATGTCGTTGGAGCGACGGTTCACGCAGTAGGCACAGTCATAGATGCAGACGTTGGTGAGAAGGATCTTCAGGAGGGATACGCAGCGGCCGTCGGCGGTCCAGGAGTGGCAGATGCCGCACTGGGCGGCGTTTCCGATCCCACCCTTGCCTTTGCGGGAGCTGCCGCTGGAGGCGCATGAAACGTCGTACTTGGCGCCGTCGGCGAGGATTTCGAGTTTTTCAGCCAGAGTTGGTTCCGCCATCGTTCCCCTCAAAAAAGGCAAGGCCCGGGCAATCCTCTCCCGGACCCATGACGGAATACGTCGCATTCCTCCCGTTACAGAGAAAACTCCCGGCTCTCCCGCTCCATCTTGTCCACCACGCAGCAGATCCCCCCCTCCTTGAGCCCCGGCTTGAAACAGCCGTTGCATGAGATACAGCGGGCCCGGCTCTCGTCGCCCTGCTGCCAGCGGAGGGGAAGGTGCGGTTCGCGGATGAGGGGCCGGGAAAGGGCCACGTAGTCGGCCTCTTCCCGGCGGATGACCCCTTCCACCAGCTCGAAGGAACGGAATCCCCCCACCACCATGACAGGGCAAGAGACGGCATTCTTGATCCGATAGGCGGACGGAAGGTTGTAGGCTTCCTGCTCCCGGGTCTCGATCCCCTGACGCACTGCGGTTCGGGCTCCCGAGGCGGGGGTGCCGCCCGACACCTCGATGGCGTCGATGCCTTCTTCATCGAGCATCCGGGCAACTTGAACCGCCTCGTCCAGGTCGAATCCGCCGGCCAGGTTGTCGGAGCCGTTGAGCTTGACCATGACGGGGAACTCTTTTCCCACCGCCCGGCGCACGGCACGGCAGGTCTCAAGAAGGAACAGGGCTCGACTTTCCAGGTTGCCACCGTAGTGATCGGTCCGATGGTTGGTAAGAGGAGAAAGGAACTGGTTGATCAGGTAGCCGTGGGCGGCGTGGAGCTGGACCGCGTCGAAGCCCCACTCGCGTGCGCGGCGGGCGCCGTCGGCGAACAGGCCCGCCAGCTCAACCACTTCGGCCATAGGTAGTTCCCGCGGCAGTTCCGGATACTGCACCGCCTTGATTGCCGAGGGAGCCACCGGCTGGCAGCCGGCGGCCCGGGACGGCGCCTGTCCCCCGCAGTGAACCAGTTGGAGGCAGATTTTCCCCCCTTCCCGGTGGACGGCGCCGGTTACCTGCCGCGCGGCGGCGGCGAAGGAGCCCTCATGGACACCCATCTGCCCGGGAAGTTGTTTCCCGTCAGGGCGAACGAAGGCGTAGCCGGTGATGATGAGCCCCACCCCGCCCCGGGCGAGGGTGGCATAGTAACCCGCCAGCTTTTCCGAGGGACAGCCGTCCTCGCCGCACATTCCCTCCCAGGTGGCGGAGCGGACGAGGCGGTTGGCAAGCACCATGTGGTTGATCTTGGTCTCGTCGAACACCTTGCGCATCAGCGTTCCTCCTTCAACCGGCGGCAAATCGCAGGGACGGGCTCAAAATATCTCGAAGAACTGGCCGGTTCCCAGCTTGTGGACCTTCATGAGGTTGGTGGACCCCCGGGCCTCCACCGGCACACCCATGGTGATGACCACCACGTCGCCCTTGCGGTAGCCACCGGACAGGAGCGTCGACTCCACGGCCACTATCTGCTCGTCGGTGCCGGCCATGGTGCCGATGGGGTATGCCTTGACTCCCCAGTAGAGCGACAGCCGTCGCATGGTGTCCACCGAACCGGTGAAGGCGAGGATCGGCAGCGGAGGCCGGTAGCGTGAGATGCGGGCAGCCGTGCTCCCCGACTGGGTCATGCAGGCCACGGCCTTCGCCTTCAGAATGACGGCAGCGTGGCAGGCGGCCTCGGCCACCGCCTCGGCGATGCTGACGCTGTGGCGGCGTGGCCCCGAGCCGTCCTCCACCTGAGCGAAGCGCTCAACGTCGAGGGCCACCTTGTCCATGGTACGCACCGCTTCCAGGGGAAACTGCCCCGAGGCGGTCTCACCCGAGAGCATGACCGCATCGGTTCCGTCGAGGATGGCGTTGGCCACGTCCGAGGTCTCGGCCCGGGTGGGGCGCGGATGGCTAATCATGGATTCAAGCATCTGGGTGGCGGTGATCACCGGTTTGCCGGCCTCGTTGCAGGCCCGGATGATCTTTTTCTGGAACAGGGGGACCTTTTCCGGGCTGATTTCCACCCCCAGATCGCCCCGGGCCACCATGACCGCATCGGCAACCTTGAGGATGCTTTTGAAGTTGCGCAGGGCCTCGGGCTTCTCGATCTTGGCCACCACCGGCACCTGGACGTCCCGTTCGAAGAGGATCCGCTTCAGCCCCTCCACGTCGGCGGCAGTGCGGACAAAGGACAGGGCAATGTAGTCGACCCCCACCTCCAGGCAGAAATCCAGATCGCGGAGGTCCTTCTCCGACAGCGACGGCGCAGAAACCTTGACGCCGGGGAGGTTGATCCCTTTCAGATCCTTGAGCATGCCCCCCTGGACCACGGTGCAACGGACCGTGGCGCCGGACACGGACTGGACCCGCAACTCGATAAGGCCGTCGTCCAGCAGGATGCGTGAGCCGGGCTTCACGTCGTGGGGGAGAGACTGGTAGATGGTGGAAATGAGACCGGGGCGCCCCAGGACCTCATCGGTGGTAATGTCGAGCGAGTCGCCCCGCACCAGCGGAATGGCACCGTTCTCCATCCTGCCGGTCCTGATCTTGGGCCCCTGGAGATCGGCCAGAATGCCTATCTCCTTGCCCCGTTCGGCGGAAAGACGCCGGATGGCGGCGATTACCTCCCGCCGCTGGTCGTTGGAGCCGTGGGAAAAGTTGAGCCGGAAGACATCGACTCCTGCGTCCATCAGCTGCCGGATCATGTCGGGCGAGGAGCTGACGGGCCCCAGAGTGGCGATGATCTTGGTTTTGCGTGACAGTGTATCCATGGGCTTCGGCATAGGCGTCAGTGGTGGAATTTGCCGACCCGTCCCTTATGGGCCGGACTCGGAGACTTGTGGCACTCGAAGCAGGGAAGTTCGTCCACCTTGCGGATGTCGAGGCTCGACCGCGGACGATCGGTGGGGGGAACGTTGTACGTCTCGGTCTGGAAGTAGGGGCGGTCGCTGCCGCGCTCATCGGTCAGGGCAACGGTGCGATAGGATACCTGCCAGTTTGCGCTGATGGGAACGGTATGGCACTGATCGCAACCGCCCGGCGGAGGAATAGCCTTCCAGGACATCAGCATGGCGCAACCGCTGGCCAGCGACAGCATGGCCACGAATGCCAGAAGTGTGAAAACTCGGGTGAGCATGAGGCACTCCTTGATGGGTGGTCGTTTACGGCATGAGAAAGCATAGCACAAGAGGAGGGCAAAACAAACCCGGTGGGTGGCGTAACCCCCTTGAAAGGCAGGGGCGGCGAAAAAACGGGCCGGCAGATGTCCGCCGGCGCCGCCCTGGATCAGAAGCCGAGGAACTCGTTGAGCCGCCGGATCTCGCCCATGAGTGCCTCGAAGCCGTGGAAAGTGAGAGACTGGGGGCCGTCCGAGAGGGCCTTGTCCGGCTCCGGGTGGACCTCCACGAGGACACCGTGGGCTCCTGCCACCAGCGCCGCCTTGGCCATGGGCGCCACGAGGCTCCGCTTTCCGGTGGCGTGGGAGGGGTCAACCATGACCGGCAGATGGGTCATCTCCCGGATGAGGGGCACCACCGCCAGGTCGAGGGTATTGCGGGTGGCGGTCTCGAAGGTCCGGATCCCCCGCTCGCAGAGGATCACCTGGCCGTTGCCCTCAGCCAAAATGTATTCGGCCGCGGCCAGAAATTCCTCCAGAGTAGCACTCATCCCCCGCTTGAGGAGCACTGGCTTGCGGATTCGGCCCAACTCCTTGAGCAGTTCGAAGTTTTGCATGTTGCGCGCGCCAACCTGGAGGAGGTCGGCATATTCCGCCACAAGTCCCACCGTGTCGGGACTCATGACCTCGGTCACGATGGGAAGTCCCGTCTCCCGGCGGGCAATGGCCAGAAGCTTCAGCCCTTCCTCCCGCAGCCCCTGGAAGGTATGGGGACCGGTGCGGGGTTTGAAGGCGCCCCCCCGCAGAAGATCAGCTCCGTATTTTTTCACCGCCCGCGCGGTCCGGACGATCTGCTCCTCCCCTTCCACGGCGCAGGGGCCGGCCACCACTACAGGGCGCTTCCCCTCGCCGATGGCCACGTCGCCCACCTTCACCACCGTATGGCGCGGGTGGAAGTCGCGGGAAACGAGCTTATAGGGTTTGGAGACATGGATGACCTCCTGAACGCCGGGCAGATCCCGGATGGTGGTATCATCCACATACCCGTGATTGCCGAGGACGCCGATGGCTGTCCGTTCGCTGCCGGGAATGGGCGCCGCCGTAAGTCCCATCTGCTCCACCGCCTTCACTACCGCCTCGATTTGTTTCGGTCCAGCCTTGTGGTTCATGACAATCAGCACGAATCCCCCCCCGGTTCCCGAATGAAACAGCTTTCACGCATCGTGTTACGATACCAGACCGCCCCCGCAGGGGTCAACGGCTAAGAGCCGGTCGCGCCGGCGGATATCACCTAACGGCTGGTTGCTTTTTCGACGCGTTCCGGTACAATGGGCTGACTCGATTCCAGACCAAGGAGAATGCCCGTGACCAAGGCCGTTGCCGTTATCCTCGCCGCCGGCGCGCTCTGCGCCTCCTCCGTCCCAACCTTCGCCGCCGCATCGGGAGAGAAACTCTTCGCAGAGAAGTGCGCCATGTGCCACAAAGTGAAGGGTGCGGGCGGAATCCTCGGCCCGGATCTGACAAAAGTGGGAGCAACGCGGAATGAATCGTTCCTGCGCGAACAGCTGACAAACCCCAAGAAAATGAATCCTGCCACCACCATGCCGTCTTTCAAGGGCCTGCCCAAGCAAGAGCAGGACGCGCTGGTCAACTACCTGAAAGGCCTGCGGTAGACGCCCGTGCGACTGAAGGACGAACAGATAGCCCGGCTGGCCGAGCGCCTCCTGGAGGGGCTCACGGCCGCCGGCCTCATCACCCTCAAAGCCGAGCGGGGCAAGATCCTCGACGGCATCAGGCGCGCCGTTGCCACCGACATCAAGGGTGAGGAGGAACTGGAAAAAGAGGCAGAACGGCTTCTGGAGCAGACCCTCCGTTCCATGGGCAGCGGGGCAGGCATCGACCGCCACCGGATGCTCAAGATGATCAAGGACAAGCTGGCGAAAGACCGCGGCGTGGTTCTCTGATCCCTGCCGTTCGGAGCGTACCCATGAGCATATCCGAAGACCGCATCTCGCACCTGGCACACCGCATCTACGACCGGCTCTGGAAGGACGACTTGGCTGACTTCGCCGACGAGCGTCAGGCACTGCACTGTCTCAAGGAGGGGATCGCCTCGTTCTTCGCCGTCGCCGGTGAGGTGGATGCCGCGGTGCGCAGAAAGCTGGCCTCCTACTCCCAGGCAAAGGTTCCCGGCAGCCGGGACTACGAAATTCTGTACCAGAAGTTCTACCAGGAAGAGATGGCAAAACGGAAATGGTGACGTTCGCCGGCACGCTCCGCATCCGCGCCGTCCTGCTGCTCGTCGTTGCCTGTTCCTGGCTGTTCTTCGGCTGCACGCCCCGGCCGGCCGTCTCCGTTTCCCCGGACTTCCGTCCCACCGGCGGGGTGGAGACCGCTTACGTTGTCCCCTTCGCGTCGGCCCTGGTCCCCGAGCTGTTCTCCGAGACTGCATTCAACGACTTCGTCGACCTCCTGAACGGCCGGCGGGGGGAGACCGGTATTGCGTCCTTTGTCATCCTCAAGGAGGAGGTCAAGGAGGTGGACCCGACATGGCTCGACCGCCAACACTACATCTCCGGCGATATCTGGAGCTATGTTGAGGATTCAGGGTGCTGCGCCACCAGCATCAGGGTGAAGGCGCGAGCCTACCTCCACGAACCGGGCAGAAAAGATCCGGTAGCCGAGATCTTCGTCCCCCTTGAGGCCTTCTTCGATCACGACCGGTCAACGGTCGAGCGGGAGCGCGACCGGCTGGCCCGCACCCTCGCCCGCGAGCTCGCCGACCGCTTCGCGGTCATTCTTGCCCCGCGCCGCTAAGCCAGCCCTCCTTCCCGGCCGCGTCTTTTCGTGTCACCTTCCCGCCAATAACGCATCAGGAGCCCGCCGGCGGCACTCCCGGAGAAGCCGCTCCGCAAAAAAATTTTGCCCCGGGGTCTTGATTTTTGACGACGGGGTGACTATAGTTACCACGTGTTAGCACTCAGTCGTATCGAGTGCTAATTTTTTTCGATGAAAACTCTCGAGCATATCATGGAAGAAAGGAGAAGAAGCAGATGAATCTCAGACCGTTGCAAGACCGTATCCTCGTGAAAAGAATCGAGGAGGAGACCAAGACCGCCGGCGGCATCTTCATCCCCGACACAGCCAAGGAGAAGCCCCAGCGCGGCGAGATCGTGGCCGTCGGTAACGGCAAGAAGACCGAGGACGGCAAGGTGATCCCCGTTGATCTCAAGGTAGGTGACAAGGTTCTGTTCGGCAAGTATGCCGGCACCGACATCAAGATCGAGGGGCAGG
Protein-coding regions in this window:
- a CDS encoding TIGR03915 family putative DNA repair protein — encoded protein: MILRYDGTFAGFLTAVALARERGVEPEAIIDQQPEQQALFAAVEEVATDRQRAAAFYGLLRRTLTPGALHTFRLAFRAAEPGKELLLFHFLQLGVVVGQQLDGMLAHERVVPVWKLARAVGREAHRYKGLVRFQHLDGDIWYAAIEPEHRILPLVAPHFADRFADQRWIIHDPRRGEAIIFDPSRRTWTDAELEVTGPLQLSNGERLFRDLWQRYFDRLAIEERRNPELQRQHLPLKHRRHLPEFDR
- a CDS encoding putative DNA modification/repair radical SAM protein — protein: MAEPTLAEKLEILADGAKYDVSCASSGSSRKGKGGIGNAAQCGICHSWTADGRCVSLLKILLTNVCIYDCAYCVNRRSNDIRRVMLTPAEVAELTIGFYRRNAIEGLFLSTGVIRNPDYTMELLIEATRQLREEYRFNGYIHVKVVPGADLALVERLGRHADRVSINMELPSRESLALLAPDKSRESIVGPMKRVGELIVQTREERKVSRKMPPFAPAGQSTQLIVGASGETDLQIISLAAGLYGRLSLKRVYYSAFISVNRDERLPAVVGTPPLAREHRLYQADWLMRYYGFAAGELLDEERPNLDLSLDPKAGWALRNLHLFPVEVNRADYEALLRVPGIGVRSAQRIVLARRGSHLSLDDLPRLGVVMKRARYFITARGRFAADLTPDAAGLRLRLTEKPLRRERWSQPSLFDGGAGMDIRSTITGEL
- a CDS encoding NADH:flavin oxidoreductase, encoding MRKVFDETKINHMVLANRLVRSATWEGMCGEDGCPSEKLAGYYATLARGGVGLIITGYAFVRPDGKQLPGQMGVHEGSFAAAARQVTGAVHREGGKICLQLVHCGGQAPSRAAGCQPVAPSAIKAVQYPELPRELPMAEVVELAGLFADGARRAREWGFDAVQLHAAHGYLINQFLSPLTNHRTDHYGGNLESRALFLLETCRAVRRAVGKEFPVMVKLNGSDNLAGGFDLDEAVQVARMLDEEGIDAIEVSGGTPASGARTAVRQGIETREQEAYNLPSAYRIKNAVSCPVMVVGGFRSFELVEGVIRREEADYVALSRPLIREPHLPLRWQQGDESRARCISCNGCFKPGLKEGGICCVVDKMERESREFSL
- the pyk gene encoding pyruvate kinase, whose product is MDTLSRKTKIIATLGPVSSSPDMIRQLMDAGVDVFRLNFSHGSNDQRREVIAAIRRLSAERGKEIGILADLQGPKIRTGRMENGAIPLVRGDSLDITTDEVLGRPGLISTIYQSLPHDVKPGSRILLDDGLIELRVQSVSGATVRCTVVQGGMLKDLKGINLPGVKVSAPSLSEKDLRDLDFCLEVGVDYIALSFVRTAADVEGLKRILFERDVQVPVVAKIEKPEALRNFKSILKVADAVMVARGDLGVEISPEKVPLFQKKIIRACNEAGKPVITATQMLESMISHPRPTRAETSDVANAILDGTDAVMLSGETASGQFPLEAVRTMDKVALDVERFAQVEDGSGPRRHSVSIAEAVAEAACHAAVILKAKAVACMTQSGSTAARISRYRPPLPILAFTGSVDTMRRLSLYWGVKAYPIGTMAGTDEQIVAVESTLLSGGYRKGDVVVITMGVPVEARGSTNLMKVHKLGTGQFFEIF
- a CDS encoding cytochrome c, translating into MLTRVFTLLAFVAMLSLASGCAMLMSWKAIPPPGGCDQCHTVPISANWQVSYRTVALTDERGSDRPYFQTETYNVPPTDRPRSSLDIRKVDELPCFECHKSPSPAHKGRVGKFHH
- the aroF gene encoding 3-deoxy-7-phosphoheptulonate synthase — protein: MLIVMNHKAGPKQIEAVVKAVEQMGLTAAPIPGSERTAIGVLGNHGYVDDTTIRDLPGVQEVIHVSKPYKLVSRDFHPRHTVVKVGDVAIGEGKRPVVVAGPCAVEGEEQIVRTARAVKKYGADLLRGGAFKPRTGPHTFQGLREEGLKLLAIARRETGLPIVTEVMSPDTVGLVAEYADLLQVGARNMQNFELLKELGRIRKPVLLKRGMSATLEEFLAAAEYILAEGNGQVILCERGIRTFETATRNTLDLAVVPLIREMTHLPVMVDPSHATGKRSLVAPMAKAALVAGAHGVLVEVHPEPDKALSDGPQSLTFHGFEALMGEIRRLNEFLGF
- a CDS encoding c-type cytochrome, whose translation is MPVTKAVAVILAAGALCASSVPTFAAASGEKLFAEKCAMCHKVKGAGGILGPDLTKVGATRNESFLREQLTNPKKMNPATTMPSFKGLPKQEQDALVNYLKGLR
- a CDS encoding DUF507 family protein; protein product: MRLKDEQIARLAERLLEGLTAAGLITLKAERGKILDGIRRAVATDIKGEEELEKEAERLLEQTLRSMGSGAGIDRHRMLKMIKDKLAKDRGVVL
- a CDS encoding DUF507 family protein, which gives rise to MSISEDRISHLAHRIYDRLWKDDLADFADERQALHCLKEGIASFFAVAGEVDAAVRRKLASYSQAKVPGSRDYEILYQKFYQEEMAKRKW
- a CDS encoding lipoprotein; translated protein: MVTFAGTLRIRAVLLLVVACSWLFFGCTPRPAVSVSPDFRPTGGVETAYVVPFASALVPELFSETAFNDFVDLLNGRRGETGIASFVILKEEVKEVDPTWLDRQHYISGDIWSYVEDSGCCATSIRVKARAYLHEPGRKDPVAEIFVPLEAFFDHDRSTVERERDRLARTLARELADRFAVILAPRR
- the groES gene encoding co-chaperone GroES; this encodes MNLRPLQDRILVKRIEEETKTAGGIFIPDTAKEKPQRGEIVAVGNGKKTEDGKVIPVDLKVGDKVLFGKYAGTDIKIEGQEFLIMREDDILGVIE